The genomic segment GTTAAGGGCGACCTTTCTAATTTCAAAGAAAATCCTTTTTCTAGACGCATGAAGGCAAAAACTTTCAGCACATAGGCACAGCCATTGTGAATTGTTCCTTTATAAAGCAATATTTTATTGATAACTATTCAATTTACAAATTCACAATGGAGTAGGAtggaagccaaaaggacgaatttTATGCAAACACGAGCACTCCaaatctttcctttgtttttcaacCGCCAAACTTGGGGGCTTGCTGCACTCAAGCGCTACAGTTTCCTCCGGTAATTTTTGtacaagacccccccccccccccccctttagaaATCGTGCAATCAATACAACGTTCGCGTCATGTTCTGTTTAAACGATGGCTGGCAGGATGCAAGTCTGGTTTCCAAATGTTCAACCGCCATTTGTTGCATACAGGTTATGCCCCACCGCTGCCGCAGTGCGACTGAACTCGCAGCTGACGCCGCGTAGCTTTTAATGTGGCGCTGTGTTGCCGTAAGGGCGCGTTGTGGATCTGAGTTTAACGTCTACTCGCTTGTCGCTTGCTTTTTTCTTGAAGTGTGGTCATTTAGTCGTTCATCCGTTCATGAACTATATTCATTACCCCCACCACAACGACCATTAGCTTCAGCCTATTTTATTTATTCAGCCATTTTATGGCCGCTGCACTACCAAGGCCTCCCACAGGTATCTCCAGTTAATGCATCTCGTACGTTTAGACACTCCACCatacgcctgcgaatttcctctcCTTATCATACCATCTAATAATCTGCAGTCGTCGACAGCATTTGACCTTCTCCTGGCATCCGTTTTGTTTCCCTAATAGACCACCAGTTTCCCAGCTGCACTCCGCAATACAAGCTTCACCCAACTACACTCTTGTAATCTCAACTAGTACACCAGCTCCACCAATACGTTCTCAAACCCACAGCACCATCTTACTGTTCCTAAACGCTACAGTTTAATTCTTTGGTATGGGCCAACTAGTCGATAAATAGGATATACTTCCCAAATAGCCCAAACCATCAATGCCGCCAACGCGGATATCAGAACACGTGATAAGGCTTTACGCATTCAGCCGCACCTGTCCGTCATTATTACAGGCTAACATCAGCGCCGACACCAACGAGACTGCGCACCAAGCCCGCACGGTCGACCAAATCACGCGTCGCATCGCGGCCATGGAAGAGGTAGTGCTCGCGATGACCGCGCTTATCCCCGACGATGACCCCAGCCAGTATCATGCCATCGTTCCCCTGCTGCCGAGCGGCAGCGCCTCACTGTGGCCGCCGTCGCTGGCAATCAACAACTTCAGTGAGGTCGCCGTGGGCCACCCGGCCATACTCGGCTACCAAGACTTCCTTCTGTACGACCTGCCACCCTCCGGCGCAACCGGCTACGTCACCTGGGAGCTGGTGCGTCAGCTGCTTCCGCTGGCGGACCAGAAGTGAGTGACCCCcgacattgtaaaaaaaagcCGACAGGTTTTTATATGATCGCGATTAACCTAAAACCGAGCACCTCTTTCTTTTCGCGATTCTCGTAAACCCGACATCGGAAAGTTTCAGAAAATAGCGGACACAAAACTAGGAGGCGCTGTAGGCCAGCCATTACAAAAGAACGCGGCAGTAGTACAAAGGCGTTGGGAGCTCTGGTGCGCAAAAGCCGCTAAAGGACGATATTTCAATAGCCTATTATTGTGGTTGTTTCGTATTTCGCAAAGAAACGGGAAATGCTCAGTGCACATGGCGCTGGCCCGGCTACTCTGCTGCTGAGCGCGGCATCGCTGTTTAGATTCCTGCTGCTTAGGCCGCGTTCCAATGGAGGGAGTACGTGAAAGGAATACAGGGTTATAACCTTCTGAAGCAACTCGCGGGATACGCGACTCTCGGCATTGCCTGGCTGTAGACGGATTTTAACCAACTTGGTATATATATGGGGCGGCCCCTCATCCGGCCACACTGCAAATTTCGGTATCACACTGGACGTTACAAAACGCCTTCTAAGAAGCGTTTGACCGAGAGTTTTTCAAATCGTTTTATTAGTGGAGGAGAGGGAAGAAATCAGCTGTCCCGATGCCACCGTCGAGGGAAGCGTCGCTGCCAACGCAGACTCTCCCTCCCTCTGCTGCGACATAGCATTCGCAAAGCACTGTTCATTCCCGGCTTTCTTTCATACCGGACCCGAGGGACGTCGTGTCGCtgcctcccccttttttttttttacagcgagaaTGTAAAGGGCTACTTCCCCCAGGATAGCGTCCGTGTGTCATCGAAAAACTGGAGCCTTGTTCCTCCGGCGTCTGCGTCAGACGTCACCTGCGTTCACGCCGTCGAGTACGAGCCATGATTGACGCAGCCATACTAAAATTAATGGTcattgcgtgggccgatcccgaagatagtgcgatgccgggccgagccgTGGCGCCAGTgcggttcgccattaaggggcccacatacacagcttcgctcgtcatccTTCGTCACGGAGTGGAAGGACGCCGAGTTTTGTTTTCTCTCCTCCTTTTTCTGGTGGCGTTGCAACTTCCGCATTAGATCATTGGTGATTGACGAAAAACGTGCGGCGAAGAGACACTTGTGCACGTGACTGACACTCTGGGTGGGAGCGCGGCTCCCTTGAGAGGAAGGCATGGCGTGTTTGGTTTCATATTTCAGCTGTTTCCGCGTGCCAGCTCGATCGCCATCGCGTCATGTGCAGGCTGCACTTGTTTGTTTAAACGGGCCAAGCCTAgtgaggggtcctttaacatGCCCGCGAGGCTCGATGCGCAAGCATTTTTAAGTTTATTACCTGCAAGAGTGCTGCGGACGTGGGCTCGGGTGAAACGCATACGTCGCACTACGTACCCGTTCTGAAGTCACGTCAAGTCACGAAGTAGTTTGCTGTGAAGTAAAGAATTTTCAGAGCGTCTGAAAatttaaatatggggttttacctaTCCTAATCGGGATGTATGAAtacgaggcatgccgtactgAAGGAGTTCTGGTTAATTTTGGAAACCTGGATTTCTTTAGCACACACATTAATATAAAGGTAAGTGCAACAGTGTTTCTGCATTCCCCACCTATCGGAATGCGGCTTCGCCTGTCGCggtcgaaccggcgacctcgagcTGAGAACCTCAACGCATGGCCACTGGTCTGAAGAACTGAAGGCTGAATTTGGCGAAGTTCAAGAAAATTTTAATGAACCACAATGGCTCAAATATAACAATTAAACAACCTTGAAATCAATGGCATCGCACATTACTACTGGTGTCTTCGCTGTGAAATTCGGAAATTAAACTTCGACCTCCATTTTCGCTTTTCATTAAGCGACTAGCTGTTGCCGCGAAAGTAGCGGATGCTTCGAAGTAATACTTAATCAGTCGTAATCTGATTTACCGTTTCAGCGTACACTTTAGGCAAGGCATCAAAAAGACGCGATTCTCACCTATTCTTCGCATTTCCGTGTCTTCTCTCCCCAGGTTTTCACACAGCACAGGCGAGGCCACCTGCTTCGAGGCCGTGTACCGTCTCATGCCTTACCCGAGCGTCATGCCCGGCATGGAGGCGTTGGACTCGTACAAGGGTTGGCAGGAGGCGGAGCTTACCTTCCGAGACGTCGCCGAGGCCCTGGTCAGCTTCATGAAGAAGCAGGGTGTCGCTGTCCGGGCCCAGTGAGTGAGCGTGTTGTCACTTCGCTGTGAAGGCGAACTCCAACAAACAGCGCCAGAAGTCCGAGTTACGGACGTGACTTAACTGACGTTTAGTATTTCACAAGTTCGTAATCGGGAGAGCGTGGGCCCTGGCAGACAAGCTACACCCGAATCGCAACGACGGCGGTGTCCACAATCgccattaccttggttctgtccagctacgcggcactTGCGTggtttttaaatcttggtgcattataGTTAAGGCACCCTGTTTGATGAGTTGCGCGACAGAGCGATGGAACTCGCAGGTAAAAGCCCTCGTCCTGCATACAGTGCTCATAACTTATGCTATGAATAAGCATGCTGATTTCACCGCCTTTTCTTGATAGGTGTATGAAAGTAGCCGCAAAGTAGGAGGCCAATGGCACGCAAAAGTGAAACACGGGCGTGTTTCCTTAAAGATATTTAAACACATCAAAGGAATATATGTCAAGTAGATGACAAAGACAGTTGCTTCAGAGTACTATCTCAAATGCTGTGACGCCAACAGCAAACCTTACGCTTTGAATAGTTCGCACGGCAACGGCTGCAATTGAAATATTTACGCTCGAGCTACTTCTGGACCGAGCCAGCTGTTATTTGATGGTTGTCGGTAATTTTTCACGCACACGCGCCGGTCCTTCAAAGCACGGATGTTTCGGTCGATTGTGTCAACGGCAGCGCCAGCGACGCCATGTCGAGCAGATGCAGCGAATCAGTTCAACGTCTGGTGGTTTCATCGAGGGCGTTTTGTTGTAGGCATAGTTTCCTCCAAAAGTTATTCCAGGGAACCCTCGCGCAGATATCGTTCAACTAACCCGGGGATTATGGTTAGTACACTGATTTGTCCGGTATTCGTGCTCGGGGCTTCAGACATTCTTGTCGCTTTGTTGATGCTACCCTTTACCCGCCTTTATACTGGCCTACATTTCAAAGCAATCTATCTGTTTTCTTTAAATGCAGCGGGCAGTAATACTCCGTGTAAGTGCATAATCACTGCGCGTAGTAGAGTTCATAACgctatattttgttgaaatcgATCGGTTTGCCAAGTCGCAAAGCAGTTGGAAGCCATAGGGACAAAGTTTCGACAAGTAGTTGCGCTAACCATCGTGCCTATGCAGGCTGAGCCAAAGTACTTACTTGCAGCCCCGGTAGACACTAGCGGCAGTGTTTCCCTCTGGTGATTTTTTGTGGGAAATTCCATGGCTAAGGCACAATGCTGCTAACTTCGGATAGAAGAAAGGGATATGTTCACTTCGCTAAGCCTATACTCACCATGTTGCGGTTTGTCGGACCGAAGGCGAAACGGCCAATAATTCGAGCCTGCGTTCACCCTCTTCTGCAcgtctaaaaaaataaataaaaaacttaagtttatgtttcttttttatgcgtAGCAATAGGGCAATTTAACGACGAAACTGCGGATCCAGACGGCAGGAAAGGTGGGGCGTCGTCGCGACATCATTGCGCCACGTCGCTTCCGGGTCATCTGGGGCGTGCATTCGTGGCCTATAATCCATCTCTGAAGCTATGGATCATACGTCCCAGGTGCACAAGAAGAACGTAAAACTTAAATTCAGCGGTTCTCGGTGCCAAAActgaccacgatctgattatgaggcacgccgtagtgggagactccgaattaatttctaCCACCCGagattctttaaggtgcacccgaagtacggtacacgggcgtttccgcatttcgtctccctatcgaaatgcggccaccgcgtccgggattcgatcctgcgacctcgtgcttaccaacGCAACGCCATTGCCACCAAGCAGCCATAGCGGGTCAGAAGGATGCCACGAGTGCTAACCCACGCGTTCAAACCCACAAGGGCTAAGCTAACGTAATCATGGTCAATTCTAACCTTAACGACGCTGAGGAAAGCTGTTACGAAGAGGGAAGAAGCTTAATGGCACTTACCACTGCGCTTGCTGGAAAGAAACGAAGACACTATGAATGTTTTCAATTGATCGTATTCAGACGTCGAAACGCTAGACCTCTGCTCTAAGTGGCGGCGTTGTCACGGCAAGGTGCATTGTGAAGTTGCGCACTCTTGTACCTTTTCGGGCTTGTCTTGTCTCCAAAGAATAAACACCTGCCTCGTGCGCTATTCGTTAACGCTCACAAAcgacatgcacgttatcagcgcGACCTAGTGGCAGGATTGCGCATCGGGCAAGTTGGTGATTCATAAGCGTATGTGCACAGCACAAAGGTTAAACCTGAACGAGACGAGTGAAAAAGACTAGCGCAGCCCCGCGCTTGTCCGTGTCACTCGCCTCGTCGGCGTTTAACGTTTGCCCTGTCCACTTAAGCTTATCACCTACGGCATTTTTGCAGGAAACGTTGCGCGGGCTGAGTTTTCACGGACAgaaacacaagcaagacagatgatgagaTACGCCCAGGCAAAGGGTATACAACAgtccaatatgtttttttttttagtgtatcCAGAAAACGTTCCGATTATTTCACCTCTCAATCGTAGACCCAGTGCACTTGGCGCAGTGACCCGGAGTTAATGTAAGACATTAACGTTCTTACGGCAAATATCGTAACGGCGCGGTAAAGTGGTCCTGTTGTTTCGGCGCTCGTCCGAGCTGTCTACTTGTTTCCTCCTCTgtaagtcttcttttttttttttcaattccgcgCTGCAAACACAAATGCCAGATCCAGCCACCAACCAGCCCGTCTCACCGCTTTAAATCCCTTCGGGAACAAACGTATTCTGTTAGTATTGCTTTGTGATTGGTTTGCATTACGTGTGAAGCAGCCGGACTGCTCTCAAACATCCGTTGGGAAATGCCGCTGCGAAAACCCATAATTGTGAAGTACTATGGTCAAAAAGTCACCTTAAAATCCTTGAACgtctccacacacacacgcacacacgcacacacgcacgcacacgcaggcaattaaatgctataaatttTCCCACCTGCTTTTTTGAACTCTTGGTGTAAAAGTGACTGTCGCACACGCGTGCGCTCTCGCTCGCCCGTGCTACGCAATGCGACAACTCTTTTAGTtgcctccatttctttttcatatttaaTTTAAATTTCGTGCCCACGCCTTGGTCTAACCCCTTTTGTGAACACGCGCAGTAATAGGGGAATCAAACCGCGCCGATCATCTCAACGAGGTAGTTGGCGTTTGCGTCATAAAAAGAAACATGTGTGATTGCGGTTTAAgggttaaaaaaaatatgcaggcaTAGAAAGGCTAGGAAGGTAAAGTGTACCTTTGAGAATACTTAGGTATTTAGCGATCGCCCCGATAGCTGCACGCCTTTGTCGTGACGCACATTTCCTGACAGGAAGGTGTATGGATCGTAGTATGTTAAACTTAACTCATGCCAGACTATATTGCAAGGGTATAGAAAGATACGCTCCAGAAGGCGCAAACAATAAGTGCAGATTACTCGTGAGACTAGTAAGCAACGGAATGAGGCAAGATTTTATCATTTTACCGAGCGATGGACTGAGTACGCACACTTGACACGTTCGACGCTGGAACTTCGCGCGGGTTTCTACAAACTCTAAAATAAACAAACGAAAGGAGGACACAGAACATGGAAATTAACACAGCATGAGTGTATAACGTTtacattatttttatttctgtggcatatatttctttttcatagTAGTTTccgtctttgtttttcttttttagttcctCGTTACCTGTTCttatttttggggggggggggggagcactcAAACGTAAATTGTATGAAAGCGGTCGTTTCGAAAACAATGAACCCACTGGAAGGCCGCAGCCTTGTCTTTAGCATATTTTTCTTTCCGACTCTCGTGTTCTATGCTAACATGGTAACATTGTGCTTCAGAACTTACAATATCTGCTCATCGATATCCACGTATGCACCCAGAGCGGCTACATTCACGATGCCCCTCCCCACGACGCGAGACTTGGACGCCTTCTACGGCGACCTGCGAGTGAACGAGGACTACGTACAGCGGTCCTTCCTGGACGACTACTTGGCCGCGCTCTCTCAAATCCGTAGCAAGGAACTCCTCAGCGTGGTCTACGGGGACTCCGGCTCCTTTTACCCTTCTCCGCCCCCGAGGAGCCCAGAAGTGGAGGCAAGTTGCGCATTCCTTTCGCGCAACTCCCTTTGTTcttaaaagaaaaaagtaggcGCTAGCCTTCAACGCTCCAGCGTCCGTGGCCAGAAAGGGCCCCGTAAATAAACCTGGCCGCTCATACCTTCTCAGCCACCGCATAATAAGTTGTTATTGTAGTAGCAACAATTCGTTCTGTAGAAACTCTAGTTATGTTAGTATCAGTTGTAGTAATTCTAGTGCAGGTTGCTAGTGCAGTAATAGCTCTCGTAGTAATAGTACTTGTAGTAGCTGTTGTTGTAGAAGTTCTATTTATATCAGTATTATTTGTAATAGCAGTGCAGGTTGCTACTGTGGCAGTAGTAGTAGTTCTTGTAGCAGTAGTATTTGTAGAAGCTGTAGTTATTGTAGAAGGTTAGTTATATTAGTATTAGTTGTATTAATAGTAGCGCAGGTTGCTATGTAGCAGTAGTTCTCGTAGTAGTAGTACTTGCAGTAGCTGTAGTTGTTGACGTTCTAGTTATGAGTATTAGTTGCAGTGCAGGTTGCTACGGTAGTAGTAGTGATGGTTCctgtagtagtagtaatagtagtgcctctagtagtagtagtagtagtagtaatagcagGAGTAGTGGTAAGTATTAGTAGTGGTTCCTCTAGTactctagtagtagtagtagtagtggttcctctagtggtggtggtagtagtagtagtagtagtagtagtagtagtagtactttCTGTAGCAATATAGCAGGTTGCTAATGTAGTAGTATCActagcagcagtagcagtagttCACTGGCGGACGAGGTTCTTTTTCACACCGCATCACGCCTTGTCGGCACGCAAGCCACATATTCCGCACAGATTTGTGACCGACAGCACGCTCGTCTCGTGTTTCGCACGCCGCGTTCCCGCAGGTGACCGCGACCGGCAAGGCGCGCGTTCCTCTGACCTGGCTCCTCCCTCCGCGTTTCGGCGCCGACGCGCCCCCGTCGCTCAACTACGGCGGGTTCGCGCTCGAGCTGGTCGCAGATCTTCTCCGCGGAGCGTCGCTGGACCACTCGTGGCTGGAGTGCCTGCAGACGCTTGAGCCTCGAGTCGCGATTGCGAGGGAAGACGAGGACAACAGCGACTGGGCTCGCCTGGCTCTGGCCACCGAAGTGGTGGCGGCGTTCGTCGACCGACACCTCGAGGTAGGCaggcacagaaaaagaaatgtaaagagaacctcgttataacgaagttgaagagCGAGCTATAATTACTCCTTTGTATACAGTATATCATGTGATGCAGTGTGAACGTCTATGGGGATTTTTAGGGGAACGTCACTTGTTTATTTTATATCCGTTATTCGTTATATCAcgttttgttataacgaggttggACTGTATAGGCCAGAAAGCGGCACCGCTCACTTTCTAAGTATACGATAGCATACAGACATAGTGATGTGTCGACATGCTGCGCGGGTGTTCGTCACAGGCGACCTTGTGCACTCATTTTTCAAAGGAACATTTCCGCACCCTGTATCTGCTTTGGAATTATGCGGCGCAATCGCGTATGCTGAGCACATCTCGAATTTTCTATTAGATACCGTCAAAGCGGGGGAAGTTGTCGGCCTTTGATGCTATGAACAAATAAGTATAAGTGACCGATACCTATCGAACGTCGtgtcttccagcacagcagcgCGTTCTATTCGCACATAATGTGCAAGCATGCACTCGGAGTCGATTTGCATCAACTTTAATTGAGCCATTTGCAGAAAGCCTCCCTTCGCGCAGATTAGATGAAGTGAGTTGAGTCTGCTGCCTTTTGTTAGGGAGAAATACCTTTGGCTCTTGCGCTAACAGGCGATAGAAAGGCGCCATTGTAAAGGGCACGTAGCCTCACGTAACCAAGTTGTAACTTGCGTTCGTAGCCAAACGATAGGCATTATAGCTTTTCAAGACACCGGCGTTGTCACGCAAGAACTTTCGGGTGTCTGAAAGCTTAGGTGCCGTGATGGAATGCTCGGCAAGGACCGTCCTCCTCTTCCTTCACCACCTCTCTTACCCAGTGACGGTTGGGGGAGGCTGTCGCCTTCCACGCAAGTGACACATATTTGACGAATCGGTTTATACGTATAGCCCCTTAGGCTACCACCACAAATTTGCTTGTTAAGCGCTCTGTTCTCTATGGAATTCCGTAGTGAAACAAATGCTACCTAGATATTCAAAGTGCAACAAATATGCGTCTGAAGGGACATTCATCGCTGTGTTAAAGCTACAAGCTTTCTATAATCGCTTGGTTGTTTTCTTACGTTGAAAGTCATCATCGATCGTTTGTGCAAAATTTTTACTTAATGTTCGTTTCTCCCGTGCAGGTGGGCCAGCCGCTTGTACTTCCCGGGCTGGAGTTCCTCAGCGAGGAGATGCTCTTCTTCGTGTCTGCCTGCGCGGGAATGTGCGCCAAGGGGGACTCGAACGCCCCCTACCGCTGCAACCTCATCGCGAAGAGCTCGTCGAACTTCGCAAGAGCCTTCGGCTGTTGGCGCGGTTCTCGCATGAGCCCTCCGAAGCACTGCCTGTACTCAAACCGAACAAGAAAGGGCGAGTAAAGAAAGGAGGGTGGCATGTCGGCTCAGTGGTGGTTTCTTCGTACAGGGTTATGAGCTCGGAATGGTAAAGGAAAACAGCTTGAGTCTGTCGGTAATTGCATTATAGTTGACGAAACAAGAGAACACAGGAACGGTTGACGGAAGCAGCAGCCCTGTTCCCGCCATCGTTTGTCGCTTTCTTCAGCAACATGTCCTCCTCCTAACAGAAggggaagaggaaagaaaaatgaatgcaGCATGTGCTGGCATTTTCCCACCAAGTCTTTGCACTTGCTGATAGGCAGAATGCATGTGCATCAACTCATCAACATATAAATGTTCTCTTAGCTGTAGTCGACGTAAACTTGAGATGGTGCCACCAGCGTGGCCCATACTGTCAGCCTATCCTGTTAACAGCACATAGACAACATGGTTGTTCCAAATATgagatttttaaagcgaagctttgcctcttttcccgactttccgggcgctgctgtgATGGTCTTGCCGTGGGTGCCGCTGGATTTTTTTTaacaccagatggcactcgcctccgcgaaTCCCGGCCCGCACAGTAGTGGGCCGCAATGTATAGATTGTGCGTATGGCTCGTGCTGGGCTTG from the Dermacentor variabilis isolate Ectoservices chromosome 9, ASM5094787v1, whole genome shotgun sequence genome contains:
- the LOC142558166 gene encoding uncharacterized protein LOC142558166; protein product: MSIQPTKAMDFRLTEPRLSPAQQALFMRVGLVLLALVVVMTTVLLVLTRSHHGFALRLRGGAGAAERFRRRAAHLCNTTSCRLTATLLKETLGRRGSPCDNLYAYVCSGWLQRPSFTSAHDRQMALVAWHARSGLRRIAQRTNTTAHAIPGERPSVPPSQQPLTGSNQQGPLGRGQVTSSSAKAAVLYSRCLAASMEHRADALVAFLQDLGLGTFGDHVENPVELAIKLDLYYDLKTLFDLRRHPTWRREDGQPLLSMDRRSDLEPWRLERSRMRRDRVYLKFVKRYVNVILVQANISADTNETAHQARTVDQITRRIAAMEEVVLAMTALIPDDDPSQYHAIVPLLPSGSASLWPPSLAINNFSEVAVGHPAILGYQDFLLYDLPPSGATGYVTWELVRQLLPLADQKFSHSTGEATCFEAVYRLMPYPSVMPGMEALDSYKGWQEAELTFRDVAEALVSFMKKQGVAVRAQAATFTMPLPTTRDLDAFYGDLRVNEDYVQRSFLDDYLAALSQIRSKELLSVVYGDSGSFYPSPPPRSPEVEVTATGKARVPLTWLLPPRFGADAPPSLNYGGFALELVADLLRGASLDHSWLECLQTLEPRVAIAREDEDNSDWARLALATEVVAAFVDRHLEVGQPLVLPGLEFLSEEMLFFVSACAGMCAKGDSNAPYRCNLIAKSSSNFARAFGCWRGSRMSPPKHCLYSNRTRKGE